One window from the genome of Planktothrix serta PCC 8927 encodes:
- a CDS encoding prevent-host-death family protein — translation MTQITLAELPETLQTLINQAKKTGETLTIIQDGIPFAIISPVQKKSLLQTLSTLEPLDEDFADVDEGLLPLDDIEF, via the coding sequence ATGACACAAATTACCCTTGCTGAACTTCCTGAAACCCTCCAAACTCTAATTAACCAAGCAAAAAAAACAGGCGAAACCCTCACCATCATCCAAGACGGTATCCCCTTCGCTATTATTTCCCCAGTCCAGAAAAAATCCCTCCTACAAACCCTTTCTACCCTTGAACCCTTAGATGAAGACTTTGCAGACGTGGACGAAGGATTATTACCCTTAGATGATATCGAATTCTAA
- a CDS encoding type II toxin-antitoxin system VapC family toxin has protein sequence MNYLYLLDTNIISELIKNPRGVIFYKIQEVGEDQVCTSIIVACESKFGAQKKNSQKLIEKLQTILDSIEILPLTHPVEQYYAEIRTYLEQQGTPIGSNDLLIAAHALTLHLTIVTNNVREFSRVPNLKVENWLNPD, from the coding sequence ATGAATTATTTATACTTATTAGATACAAATATCATCTCCGAATTAATTAAAAACCCCAGAGGAGTGATATTTTATAAAATTCAAGAGGTCGGAGAAGATCAAGTTTGTACAAGTATTATCGTAGCCTGTGAATCAAAGTTTGGAGCCCAAAAAAAGAACTCTCAAAAGCTTATAGAAAAACTGCAAACTATCTTGGATAGTATTGAAATACTGCCTCTAACTCATCCTGTAGAGCAATATTATGCAGAAATTCGTACTTATTTAGAACAGCAAGGAACTCCCATTGGAAGTAATGATTTATTAATTGCTGCCCATGCTTTGACATTACATCTAACCATAGTTACAAACAATGTCCGTGAATTTTCCCGTGTTCCTAATTTGAAAGTAGAAAACTGGCTCAACCCTGATTAA
- a CDS encoding PQQ-binding-like beta-propeller repeat protein, with protein MVSRRQFNQLAAYFSLGSLVPSAVSQLFNYNATETEIQQEFKTLLSILDPETELLIPTYLGNDQRRFYGRGVPKNLKQIHKFPLGTGVTYVGRTRKVWSGAGWTGQPTITRDRGKTYIIIGAFDYYLRKIELETQKEIWRYKFDDVIKGTSSIYIDETATDENRIVVLQGSRSSLSKGGLATSFRAISFRTGKELWKLNLRSTPSYSRDNDSSPLYLGDGVIFNAGENAIGYFLNSSVKTAEKKSGFLQPQILSEVKLYQDGDSSRHGGNLVSESSPSRLENRIFMASGSGHIYGIDLKTRKIIWDFYTGSDIDGSAVISQEGKLFCAIEKQYIPGNGGVLKLNPNREPKESVEWFFPTKNQRFNTWEGGIIGSVALNDEYNPDGFPAIFATNAIDGYLYIGSQMITTGKTVTGPLGKGEYKTPLILVQEKIGASISTPIFTDGYKLVTAGYNGVYLFNLYWEEARANQSNAIPNQRGEYYRLRVEQTGRFKPEVSFESTPIVWNGQVMICGRDGGLYTLG; from the coding sequence ATGGTTTCTCGACGACAGTTTAATCAACTCGCTGCTTATTTTTCCCTGGGTTCGCTTGTTCCTTCGGCTGTTTCTCAATTATTTAATTATAACGCAACTGAAACAGAAATTCAACAGGAATTTAAAACATTATTATCCATTTTAGATCCAGAAACTGAGTTATTAATCCCGACTTATTTAGGGAATGATCAACGGCGTTTTTATGGTCGAGGTGTTCCTAAAAACTTGAAACAAATTCATAAGTTTCCGTTAGGAACAGGAGTTACTTATGTGGGACGCACCCGTAAAGTTTGGAGTGGTGCCGGGTGGACAGGACAACCCACTATTACGCGCGATCGCGGCAAAACTTATATTATTATAGGAGCATTCGACTATTATTTAAGAAAAATAGAATTAGAGACTCAGAAGGAAATTTGGAGATATAAATTTGATGATGTCATTAAAGGAACATCGAGTATTTATATTGATGAAACAGCAACAGATGAGAACAGAATTGTTGTTTTACAAGGAAGTCGGAGCAGTCTGTCAAAAGGAGGATTAGCCACCAGTTTTCGGGCAATTTCCTTTAGGACAGGAAAAGAACTCTGGAAGTTAAATTTACGGTCTACCCCAAGTTATAGTCGAGATAATGATAGTTCGCCTTTATATTTAGGAGATGGAGTTATTTTTAATGCGGGAGAAAATGCCATCGGTTATTTTCTCAATAGTTCAGTTAAAACAGCCGAAAAAAAATCAGGATTTTTACAACCGCAAATTTTATCAGAAGTCAAACTTTATCAGGATGGAGATAGTAGCCGACATGGGGGAAATTTAGTGAGTGAATCTTCTCCTTCTCGGTTAGAAAACCGAATTTTTATGGCATCGGGTTCGGGACATATTTATGGAATTGATTTAAAAACTAGAAAAATTATTTGGGATTTTTATACGGGTTCTGATATTGATGGTTCGGCGGTTATTTCTCAAGAAGGGAAGTTATTTTGTGCGATTGAAAAACAATATATTCCGGGAAATGGAGGCGTTCTTAAACTTAATCCTAACCGCGAACCTAAAGAGAGTGTGGAATGGTTTTTCCCCACCAAAAATCAACGGTTTAATACCTGGGAAGGCGGTATAATTGGTTCTGTAGCCTTAAATGATGAATATAATCCCGATGGATTTCCAGCTATCTTTGCCACCAATGCGATTGATGGGTATTTATATATTGGATCTCAAATGATAACTACCGGAAAAACCGTAACCGGGCCATTAGGAAAGGGAGAATATAAAACCCCTTTAATATTAGTACAGGAAAAAATCGGAGCCTCGATTTCAACGCCTATTTTTACCGATGGTTATAAATTAGTAACGGCGGGATATAATGGAGTTTATTTATTTAATTTATATTGGGAAGAAGCCAGAGCAAATCAAAGTAATGCGATTCCCAACCAACGGGGGGAATATTATCGGTTAAGAGTCGAACAAACGGGACGATTTAAACCGGAAGTTTCCTTCGAGTCAACTCCTATAGTTTGGAATGGTCAGGTGATGATTTGTGGACGGGATGGGGGATTATATACGTTAGGGTGA
- a CDS encoding thioredoxin domain-containing protein produces the protein MVNRLSESKSLYLRKHAENPIDWWPWCDEALEKARLENKPIFLSIGYSSCHWCTVMEGEAFSDPGIAQYMNQNFLPIKVDREERPEIDSIYMQALQMMTGQGGWPLNIFLSPDEKIPFYGGTYFPLEPRYGRPGFLEVLQSIRRFYDLEKTKLQAFKDEIMTHLQQATILPESELTEDLLQKGLEANTGVITRNEYGGPRFPMIPYADMALRRIRFNLESEYDAKQACTQRGLDLALGGIYDHVAGGFHRYTVDPTWTVPHFEKMLYDNGQIVEYLADLWSAGIQKPAFKRSIQGSFEWLKREMTAPEGYFYASQDADNFTSPEELEPEEGAFYVWNNSTLEQALTPEEYAALQEQFTITKSGNFEGKNVLQRWNAEELSNTIESALEKLFQIRYGELPEAVKLFPPARNNQEAKTHDWLGRIPPVTDVKMIVAWNSLMISGLAKAAKVFGEVEYLELATKAAQFILNHQWVEGRLHRVNYEGQPDVVAQSEDYALLIKALIDLHQASLTVTPALVQPDYWLEQAKKVQEEFDNLLWSVELGGYFNTAKDTGEDLLIRERSYIDNATPAANGVALANLVRLFLLTENLEFLDLAEQGLTAFSSVMQKSPQACPSLFTALDWYRNNTLVRTSPEQILGLSVQYFPATIFKVDNTLSPDIIGLVCQGLKCNQPAKNPEEMLQQLQASQTRS, from the coding sequence ATGGTTAATCGTCTTTCTGAGTCCAAAAGTCTCTATCTTCGGAAACACGCAGAAAACCCGATTGATTGGTGGCCCTGGTGTGATGAAGCGTTAGAAAAAGCTCGTTTGGAAAATAAACCCATATTTCTTTCTATTGGTTATTCCAGTTGTCATTGGTGTACGGTCATGGAAGGAGAGGCATTTTCTGACCCTGGAATTGCTCAATATATGAATCAAAATTTCTTACCGATTAAAGTTGATCGAGAAGAACGACCAGAAATTGATAGTATTTATATGCAGGCTTTACAAATGATGACAGGTCAAGGAGGATGGCCGTTAAATATATTCTTAAGTCCCGATGAAAAAATCCCCTTTTATGGTGGAACTTACTTTCCCTTAGAGCCCCGTTATGGAAGACCCGGATTTTTAGAAGTTTTACAATCAATTCGTCGATTTTATGACTTAGAAAAGACCAAATTGCAAGCGTTTAAAGATGAAATTATGACGCATTTGCAACAAGCGACAATTTTACCGGAGTCTGAATTAACAGAAGATTTATTACAAAAAGGATTAGAAGCGAATACCGGGGTAATTACTCGCAATGAATATGGGGGGCCAAGGTTTCCGATGATTCCTTATGCTGACATGGCATTGCGAAGAATTCGGTTTAATCTTGAGTCTGAATATGATGCGAAACAAGCTTGTACTCAACGGGGTTTAGACTTAGCTTTAGGGGGAATTTATGATCACGTTGCGGGAGGATTTCATCGCTATACCGTTGACCCGACTTGGACAGTTCCCCACTTTGAAAAAATGCTCTATGATAATGGGCAAATTGTTGAATATTTAGCGGATTTATGGAGTGCGGGGATTCAAAAACCTGCTTTTAAACGGTCAATTCAGGGAAGTTTTGAATGGTTAAAACGGGAAATGACCGCCCCAGAAGGTTATTTTTATGCGTCCCAAGATGCCGATAATTTTACTTCTCCAGAGGAGTTAGAACCCGAAGAAGGAGCATTTTATGTCTGGAATAATAGTACACTGGAACAAGCTTTAACGCCAGAAGAATATGCAGCTTTGCAAGAACAATTTACGATTACCAAATCGGGGAACTTTGAAGGCAAAAATGTCTTGCAACGGTGGAATGCAGAGGAGTTAAGTAATACCATTGAATCTGCTTTAGAAAAACTATTTCAAATCCGGTATGGGGAATTGCCAGAAGCGGTGAAACTCTTTCCTCCCGCCCGGAATAATCAAGAGGCAAAAACTCACGACTGGTTAGGCAGAATTCCCCCAGTTACTGATGTTAAAATGATTGTAGCTTGGAATAGTTTAATGATTTCAGGTTTAGCCAAAGCTGCCAAAGTTTTTGGGGAAGTTGAATATTTAGAATTAGCCACAAAAGCGGCTCAATTTATTCTCAATCATCAATGGGTAGAAGGACGTTTACATCGAGTCAATTATGAAGGACAACCGGACGTTGTAGCTCAATCTGAAGATTATGCGTTATTGATTAAAGCGTTAATTGATTTACATCAAGCCAGTTTAACAGTAACCCCCGCTTTAGTACAGCCTGATTATTGGTTAGAACAGGCGAAAAAAGTTCAAGAAGAATTTGATAATTTACTCTGGAGTGTGGAACTCGGAGGATATTTTAATACGGCCAAAGACACCGGAGAAGATTTATTAATTCGAGAACGGAGTTATATTGATAATGCAACTCCGGCGGCGAATGGGGTGGCTCTTGCTAATTTAGTCCGTCTGTTTTTATTAACAGAAAATCTGGAATTTTTAGATTTAGCTGAACAAGGGTTAACCGCCTTTAGTTCGGTGATGCAAAAATCTCCCCAAGCTTGTCCGAGTTTATTTACTGCGTTAGATTGGTATCGAAATAATACCCTCGTTAGAACTTCTCCCGAACAAATTTTAGGGTTGAGTGTACAGTATTTCCCCGCTACTATTTTTAAAGTTGATAACACGCTTTCCCCTGATATTATCGGCTTAGTTTGTCAGGGATTAAAATGTAATCAACCTGCCAAAAATCCCGAAGAAATGTTACAACAATTGCAAGCGAGTCAAACTCGTTCTTAA
- a CDS encoding ATP-binding protein, translated as MKTELQVPSDIRFLTIVENWLLSSLEVELGDHVDWPRQSNRFRLVLAEAYSNVIRHAHRDQPHLPVMVRLELKDRDISLEIWDHGTGYEVDNYHPPKPEDKQESGYGWLIMNRLMDRVDYCLQIEGRNCLKLEASLPEKVTKS; from the coding sequence ATGAAAACTGAGCTTCAAGTGCCAAGCGATATTAGGTTTTTAACAATTGTTGAAAACTGGTTATTGAGCAGTTTGGAAGTCGAACTAGGAGATCATGTGGATTGGCCCCGTCAGTCAAATCGGTTCCGCCTCGTCCTCGCAGAAGCTTACTCCAACGTCATTCGTCATGCTCACCGCGATCAACCCCATCTTCCTGTGATGGTTCGTTTGGAATTAAAGGATCGAGATATTTCTTTAGAAATTTGGGATCACGGTACAGGCTATGAGGTGGATAATTACCATCCTCCTAAGCCTGAAGATAAACAAGAAAGTGGTTATGGTTGGTTAATTATGAATCGATTAATGGATCGGGTAGATTATTGTTTACAAATTGAGGGCCGTAATTGTTTAAAATTAGAAGCTAGTTTACCTGAAAAAGTAACAAAATCTTAA
- a CDS encoding SpoIIE family protein phosphatase, with protein MSRGDGRKLKLMVVDDEPDNLDLLFRTFRRDFQVFKADSALKALQILDDEGEMAVIISDQRMPEMNGTEFLGKTVERFPDTIRILLTGYTDVEDLVEAINSGQVFKYITKPWNPEELKSVIQQASETYKFFKQRTNALRRALRRESLYNDVVSALRESLDYSSMLQTIVRTLGETFDATGCCIRSVEEGRLSLQIFSYGGDAENVQTWLSQLETSMQAVLESRETQIQQGPNHPDNGTEIILPLTYQHDLLAVLALYQDNSISSWSEDDIQLLEVVSEQASLALSQAKLYQRTVELAEQMRNELKVASQIQNNLLRQSWPEFDTFRVQACCHPAREVGGDFFEVFIHPQGDIWVGLGDVSGKGVPAALFMASAISVMRRELSVETSPEPDQVMQNLNQILSDDLVSNNHFITMVLARYTPSTGHLAYANAGHIYPMVWANYPHPSLTLEPTFLKTRGIPLGILPVWKGKGDSLTLNPGDIFLVTSDGITEATVVHEATDGSPAIRSMLQQEGLWKLLQQQEQLNLDGLLSAIREHNPVQEDDQTILSLEVLLTDEN; from the coding sequence ATGAGTCGGGGAGATGGTCGAAAGCTGAAACTCATGGTCGTCGATGACGAACCAGACAACTTAGATTTGTTGTTTCGGACATTTCGCCGGGATTTCCAAGTGTTCAAGGCCGACAGCGCCCTCAAAGCTCTGCAAATTCTCGACGACGAGGGTGAAATGGCGGTGATTATTTCCGATCAACGGATGCCAGAAATGAACGGAACCGAATTTCTCGGCAAAACCGTTGAACGTTTCCCTGACACCATTCGGATTCTGTTAACCGGATATACGGATGTTGAAGACCTAGTGGAAGCGATTAACTCTGGTCAAGTTTTCAAATACATCACCAAACCTTGGAATCCTGAAGAACTCAAGTCTGTAATTCAACAGGCGTCTGAAACTTACAAATTCTTCAAACAACGAACAAATGCTCTGCGGCGCGCTCTGCGTCGGGAATCTCTGTATAACGATGTGGTCAGCGCCCTGCGAGAGTCCCTAGACTACTCCAGTATGCTACAAACCATTGTTCGCACCTTGGGAGAAACCTTCGATGCGACGGGCTGTTGTATTCGTTCTGTCGAAGAAGGAAGACTTTCACTGCAAATCTTTTCTTATGGGGGAGACGCGGAGAATGTCCAAACCTGGCTATCTCAGCTTGAAACTTCTATGCAAGCGGTGCTAGAAAGTCGGGAAACTCAAATTCAACAAGGGCCAAATCATCCCGATAACGGGACTGAAATTATTTTACCCCTGACCTATCAGCATGATTTACTGGCTGTTTTGGCTCTTTATCAAGACAACAGTATTTCTTCTTGGTCAGAGGATGATATTCAACTGTTGGAAGTTGTTTCCGAACAAGCTTCTTTAGCGCTATCTCAAGCCAAACTCTATCAACGGACAGTAGAGTTAGCTGAACAGATGCGAAATGAACTCAAAGTCGCCAGTCAAATTCAAAACAATCTCCTGCGTCAAAGTTGGCCAGAGTTTGATACCTTTCGGGTACAAGCCTGTTGTCATCCGGCGCGAGAAGTGGGGGGGGATTTCTTTGAAGTCTTTATTCATCCCCAAGGGGATATTTGGGTAGGCTTAGGGGATGTCTCTGGTAAAGGGGTTCCAGCGGCCCTATTTATGGCGAGCGCGATTTCGGTGATGCGTCGGGAACTGTCCGTGGAAACGTCTCCTGAACCGGATCAGGTGATGCAAAACCTCAATCAGATTTTGTCTGATGATTTAGTCAGTAATAATCACTTTATTACAATGGTTTTGGCTCGTTACACTCCCTCTACGGGACATCTAGCCTATGCCAATGCTGGACATATTTATCCGATGGTCTGGGCAAATTACCCTCATCCATCCCTAACCCTTGAACCCACGTTTCTCAAGACTCGTGGCATTCCCTTGGGAATTCTTCCCGTCTGGAAAGGCAAAGGAGACAGTCTCACCCTCAATCCTGGGGATATCTTCTTAGTAACCAGTGATGGTATTACTGAAGCTACAGTGGTGCACGAAGCAACCGATGGCAGTCCCGCCATTCGCTCGATGTTGCAACAGGAGGGACTTTGGAAGTTACTCCAACAACAGGAACAGCTAAATTTAGATGGTTTATTATCGGCTATCCGAGAACATAATCCCGTTCAGGAAGATGATCAAACTATACTCTCTCTGGAGGTTTTGTTGACTGATGAAAACTGA